The Chanos chanos chromosome 6, fChaCha1.1, whole genome shotgun sequence genome includes a region encoding these proteins:
- the or55e1 gene encoding olfactory receptor 52E4, which produces MNEELSGPNFSHTRFIFVGFPEIYKYRRLLCLPFLFSYMLILVGNSLLLYVIRNTESLHSPMYMLVSALAVVDIIVPTAIIPAMFLSFLFDLNEITLEGCLTQMFVTHFFSSVESTILLAMALDRFVAICNPLRYADIMSTSMFVKLLVFTLVRSGTIMLTLVSLAAPLSFCGSNIIHHCYCDHMALVSLSCDPIDKNHAMGLAVIICFVGVDISVIFFSYVRILIEVLRAAGGEDRWKAFHTCGTHLIVMMCFYFVGTVTFLSRNLNIPIPVDVNTFLGVMYIIFPASVNPIIYGVRTKEIRNAILKLLKIRVNRVFSVRVSVLTV; this is translated from the coding sequence ATGAATGAAGAATTGTCAGGACCAAATTTCTCACACACCAGGTTCATTTTTGTGGGATTTCCAGAGATCTACAAGTATAGACGACTCCTTTGCCTGCCTTTTCTCTTTAGTTACATGTTGATTTTGGTGGGAAATTCCTTATTGCTCTATGTCATCAGAAACACCGAAAGTCTTCATAGTCCAATGTACATGCTGGTGTCAGCTCTGGCTGTAGTTGACATTATTGTCCCCACAGCAATCATTCCAGCGATGTTTCTCAGTTTCCTTTTTGATTTGAACGAGATAACCCTGGAGGGATGTCTTACCCAAATGTTTGTCACtcactttttctcctctgttgaGTCTACCATCCTTTTGGCCATGGCGCTGGATCGATTCGTGGCCATATGCAACCCACTGCGTTACGCTGACATCATGAGCACCTCTATGTTTGTTAAACTACTGGTCTTCACTTTGGTTAGGAGCGGCACAATAATGCTTACTCTGGTCAGTTTAGCTGCACCTTTATCTTTTTGTGGGTCCAATATAATCCACCACTGTTACTGTGATCATATGGCTCTGGTAAGCCTCTCTTGTGACCCAATAGATAAGAACCATGCCATGGGTTTGGCTGTGATCATCTGTTTTGTGGGGGTTGATATATCTGTAATTTTCTTTTCGTACGTTAGAATTTTGATAGAAGTTTTGAgagctgcaggaggagaggaTCGTTGGAAAGCTTTTCACACGTGTGGGACTCATTTAATtgtaatgatgtgtttttaCTTCGTTGGCACCGTTACTTTTCTATCACGTAATCTCAATATTCCAATTCCGGTGGATGTAAACACTTTTCTTGGTGTCATGTACATTATATTCCCAGCGAGTGTAAATCCAATTATATACGGTGTCCGTACCAAGGAAATTAGGAATGCAATATTGAAATTGTTGAAAATTCGTGTGAATAGAGTTTTCTCTGTCAGGGTTTCAGTGCTGACAGTTTGA
- the arrb1 gene encoding beta-arrestin-1, producing MGDKGTRVFKKASPNGKLTVYLGKRDFVDHVDLVEPVDGVVLIDPEYLKERKVFVTLTCAFRYGREDLDVLGLTFRKDLFVANIQAFPPVPEEKKSLTRLQERLIKKLGEHAYPFTFEIPPNLPCSVTLQPGPEDTGKACGVDFEVKAFCAENVEEKIHKRNSVRLVIRKVQYAPEKPGPQPTAETTRQFLMSDKPLHLEASLDKEIYYHGEPISVNVHVTNNTNKTVKKIKISVRQYADICLFNTAQYKCPVATEESDDIVAPSATFCKVYTLTPFLANNREKRGLALDGKLKHEDTNLASSTLLREGANKEILGIIVSYKVKVKLVVSRGGLLGDLASSDVAVELPFTLMHPKPIEESIYRDAPENEVPIDTNLIEFDTNDDDIIFEDFARQRLIGAKDDKDEEEEGTDSPKLNDR from the exons ATGGGTGATAAGGGCACGAG GGTGTTCAAGAAGGCGAGTCCCAATGGAAAG CTTACAGTGTATCTTGGTAAGAGGGACTTTGTTGACCACGTGGACCTGGTGGAGCCTGTCG ATGGGGTGGTTTTAATTGATCCTGAGTActtgaaggagagaaagg TGTTTGTGACGTTAACATGCGCCTTTCGCTACGGACGAGAAGATTTGGACGTTCTTGGCTTGACTTTTCGGAAAGACCTTTTCGTTGCCAACATTCAGGCATTTCCCCCTGTgcctgaggaaaagaaaagccttACGCGTCTCCAGGAACGCCTTATCAAAAAACTTGGAGAGCATGCTTACCCCTTCACTTTTGAG ATTCCTCCAAATCTGCCCTGTTCAGTCACGTTACAGCCTGGACCAGAGGACACAGGAAAG GCCTGTGGGGTGGACTTTGAAGTGAAAGCCTTTTGTGCAGAGAATGTTGAAGAAAAAATTCACAAAAG GAATTCAGTGCGTTTGGTCATCAGGAAGGTCCAGTATGCCCCAGAAAAACCAGGACCTCAGCCTACTGCTGAGACCACACGGCAGTTCCTCATGTCAGACAAACCCCTTCACTTGGAGGCCTCCCTGGACAAGGAG ATCTACTACCACGGTGAACCAATCAGCGTGAACGTTCACGTCaccaacaacacaaacaaaacagtgaagaaGATAAAGATTTCAG TGCGGCAGTACGCAGATATTTGTCTTTTCAACACTGCTCAGTATAAGTGCCCTGTAGCCACAGAGGAGTCAGA TGATATTGTGGCTCCAAGTGCCACATTTTGCAAGGTATACACGCTAACACCTTTCCTCGCCAACAACCGTGAGAAGCGTGGCTTAGCCCTTGATGGAAAGCTAAAGCATGAAGACACAAATCTAGCTTCAAGTACATT GTTAAGAGAGGGAGCCAATAAGGAAATCCTGGGCATCATCGTATCTTACAAAGTCAAAGTGAAGCTCGTGGTGTCTCGTGGAGG GCTCTTGGGAGACCTTGCTTCAAG TGATGTGGCTGTTGAGCTTCCTTTTACATTAATGCATCCAAAACCAATAGAGGAATCAATCTACAGGGACG CTCCAGAGAACGAGGTACCAATAGACACGAACCTGATAGAGTTTGACACAAA CGATGATGACATCATCTTTGAAGACTTTGCCCGGCAGCGGCTCATCGGTGCAAAAGACgacaaagatgaagaagaagagggcaCAGACTCACCTAAGCTCAATGACAGATAG